Proteins encoded together in one Shewanella oneidensis MR-1 window:
- the minE gene encoding cell division topological specificity factor MinE produces the protein MSLLDYFKSKKKPSTAVMAKERLQIIVAHQRGQRDTPDYFPQMKQEIIAVIRKYVQISDDQVSVQLDQNDDNLSVLELNVTLPDR, from the coding sequence ATGTCTTTACTCGACTATTTCAAAAGCAAGAAAAAGCCTAGCACCGCGGTAATGGCGAAAGAGCGACTGCAAATTATTGTGGCCCATCAACGTGGACAACGGGACACTCCTGACTATTTCCCACAGATGAAACAAGAAATCATCGCCGTGATCCGCAAATATGTGCAGATTTCTGACGATCAAGTTTCAGTGCAATTAGATCAGAACGACGATAACTTGTCGGTACTCGAACTTAACGTGACATTGCCAGACAGATAA
- a CDS encoding peptidylprolyl isomerase, producing MIIFTTNFGDISIELDVEHAPVTAKNFMRYCKEGFYEHTIFHRVIKGFMIQGGGFTAKMKEKPTHEPIVNEANKGLSNVFGTIAMARTDAPHSATAQFFINTANNEFLDHTATTNNGWGYAVFGKVTAGLEVILKIEEVKTTRVAGHEDVPREPIIIEKVTIIE from the coding sequence ATGATTATTTTCACAACAAACTTTGGTGATATCAGTATCGAACTTGATGTTGAGCACGCCCCTGTGACCGCCAAAAACTTTATGCGTTACTGCAAAGAAGGTTTTTATGAACACACGATTTTTCACCGTGTGATCAAAGGCTTTATGATCCAAGGTGGTGGCTTTACCGCTAAAATGAAAGAAAAACCCACCCACGAGCCAATTGTTAACGAAGCTAACAAAGGGTTATCAAACGTCTTTGGTACAATTGCCATGGCGCGCACAGATGCGCCGCATTCAGCTACTGCGCAATTTTTTATCAATACCGCTAACAATGAATTCCTCGACCATACGGCAACCACCAATAACGGTTGGGGTTATGCGGTATTTGGTAAGGTGACCGCGGGACTTGAAGTGATTTTAAAAATTGAAGAGGTGAAGACAACGCGAGTAGCAGGTCATGAAGATGTGCCCCGTGAGCCTATCATTATCGAAAAAGTGACGATTATTGAATGA
- the minC gene encoding septum site-determining protein MinC: MSKPSLELKGATFTLSVLHINSSDLNAVMAELDSKLAQAPQFFLGAPLVVNLSAIQDSNFNLRGLKELLLSRQLVIVGITGATTVLSNQAKTLGLAIVKAGKQTASPPPAPRQTKVLKQNIRSGQQVYAKNGDLIIFGAVGNGAEVIADGSIHIYGALRGKAMAGAAGDTTAVIIAHSLEAELVSIAGQYWLAENLQQHSSDKSGCIRLNGESLIVESLPL, from the coding sequence ATGTCAAAACCTAGCTTAGAGTTAAAAGGCGCAACTTTTACTCTTTCAGTGCTTCATATTAATAGCAGCGATTTAAATGCTGTCATGGCTGAATTAGATAGCAAATTGGCACAAGCCCCCCAATTTTTTCTGGGAGCTCCTTTAGTCGTCAATCTTAGCGCCATCCAAGATAGCAATTTCAATTTACGTGGCTTAAAAGAATTATTACTTTCCCGTCAGTTAGTGATCGTGGGGATCACTGGGGCGACAACCGTCCTGAGTAATCAAGCCAAGACCCTAGGGTTAGCCATAGTGAAAGCGGGTAAACAAACTGCGTCTCCCCCTCCTGCTCCACGCCAAACTAAAGTGCTGAAACAAAATATTCGCTCTGGCCAGCAGGTCTATGCAAAAAATGGCGATTTAATCATATTTGGTGCGGTAGGTAATGGCGCAGAAGTGATTGCCGATGGTAGCATTCATATTTATGGCGCATTACGGGGAAAAGCCATGGCGGGCGCAGCGGGAGACACAACTGCAGTCATCATCGCCCATTCCCTCGAGGCTGAATTGGTTTCAATTGCCGGACAGTATTGGCTCGCTGAAAATCTACAACAACATAGCTCAGATAAAAGCGGCTGTATTCGCTTAAATGGCGAGTCGCTTATCGTTGAATCATTGCCCCTCTAA
- a CDS encoding YcgL domain-containing protein: protein MLCAVYKSSRKADTYLFVNKRDCFDDVPQALLDMFGVPQLVMVFPIVKRESLGIADINKVRAALEEKGFYLQIPPPQVNLLAEHRENLGIKD from the coding sequence ATGCTATGTGCCGTTTATAAAAGTAGTCGAAAGGCTGACACTTACTTATTTGTAAACAAAAGGGACTGTTTTGATGATGTTCCTCAGGCGTTGTTAGATATGTTTGGGGTTCCTCAGTTAGTGATGGTGTTTCCTATTGTCAAGCGTGAATCTCTCGGTATTGCCGATATTAACAAGGTCAGAGCCGCACTGGAAGAAAAGGGGTTTTATTTACAAATTCCCCCGCCACAAGTGAATTTATTGGCTGAACACAGAGAAAACCTAGGGATTAAGGATTAG
- the rnd gene encoding ribonuclease D, translated as MSVFQYVSDEASLNALVAQYQQSPLLVLDTEFVRTRTYYAKLGLIQAYDGKTLALIDPIALPDLSAFWALLDNPNIIKLVHSCSEDLEVFAHYGQRQPTPLFDSQIAASLCGMGHGLGYAKLVETCLGEVIDKGESRTDWMRRPLTDAQLSYAANDVLYLYQLYPQLAEKLQTQDRLDWLYEEGERMTEGRLASPDAETAYLKVKNAFQLTEHQLAYLKVLAKWRLEKALARDLALGFVIKDHGLIALAKKQPKSMSDLLKLNDLTEQEKRIHGKDILRVMQTADLSNPPELVDVLALKPGYKSAFKTIKTSLTELCEQHAILMEMLGSKRHIHEYLQWRWDKQQGELPTVLSGWRGEIAAESLAKLEV; from the coding sequence TTGTCAGTGTTTCAGTATGTGAGTGACGAAGCGAGCCTCAATGCCCTCGTCGCTCAATATCAACAAAGTCCGCTACTTGTGTTAGATACCGAGTTTGTGCGCACTCGTACTTATTACGCTAAGCTTGGCCTCATTCAAGCTTATGATGGTAAAACCTTAGCCTTGATTGACCCTATTGCTTTGCCCGATCTCAGTGCATTTTGGGCTTTGCTGGATAATCCGAATATTATCAAACTGGTGCATTCCTGTAGTGAGGATTTAGAAGTGTTTGCCCACTATGGCCAGCGCCAACCTACTCCCTTATTTGATAGCCAAATCGCCGCTTCGCTATGTGGTATGGGTCATGGCTTAGGTTATGCCAAGTTAGTTGAAACTTGCTTAGGTGAAGTGATTGATAAGGGCGAGTCGCGTACCGACTGGATGCGCCGCCCTTTGACCGATGCCCAGCTCAGTTATGCGGCAAATGATGTGTTATACCTGTACCAACTTTATCCGCAATTAGCTGAAAAGCTTCAAACTCAGGACCGCTTAGACTGGCTCTATGAAGAAGGCGAGCGGATGACCGAAGGGCGTTTAGCCTCGCCTGATGCCGAAACTGCATACCTTAAGGTGAAAAATGCCTTTCAGCTCACCGAGCATCAATTGGCTTACCTTAAAGTGTTAGCCAAATGGCGCTTAGAAAAAGCCTTAGCGCGGGATTTAGCCTTAGGCTTTGTGATTAAAGATCATGGTTTGATTGCGCTAGCGAAAAAACAACCTAAGAGCATGAGTGATTTGCTCAAACTGAACGATTTGACCGAGCAGGAAAAGCGCATCCACGGTAAAGATATTTTACGGGTAATGCAGACTGCCGACTTAAGTAATCCACCAGAGTTAGTTGATGTATTGGCGCTTAAACCCGGTTATAAATCAGCCTTTAAGACCATTAAAACCAGTTTAACAGAACTCTGTGAGCAACATGCCATTCTGATGGAAATGTTAGGTTCAAAGCGTCATATTCATGAGTATTTACAATGGCGTTGGGATAAACAGCAAGGGGAATTGCCGACAGTATTAAGCGGTTGGCGCGGGGAGATTGCGGCCGAGTCATTGGCAAAACTTGAGGTCTAA
- a CDS encoding putative 4-hydroxy-4-methyl-2-oxoglutarate aldolase, whose product MLDLLPDLFDHYPSKLTLLPLAFRAFGGKRLFWGEVVTVKCFEDNSKVKEVLAQPGHGKVLIVDGGGSSRRALLGDLIAQSAMDNGWQGVIINGYVRDAARLSSFNLGVYALGAMPMKTEKLDQGQINVPIELGCVTVKPGMMVYVDENGIAISEESLNFAFLN is encoded by the coding sequence ATGCTTGATCTATTACCTGATTTGTTTGATCACTATCCATCAAAACTGACCCTGTTGCCGCTAGCATTTCGCGCTTTTGGTGGTAAACGGTTGTTTTGGGGCGAAGTTGTTACAGTCAAATGTTTTGAAGATAACTCCAAAGTGAAAGAAGTATTAGCCCAGCCTGGTCATGGAAAAGTACTTATAGTCGATGGTGGGGGATCATCTCGTCGTGCTCTACTTGGAGATTTAATCGCCCAAAGCGCTATGGATAATGGATGGCAAGGTGTGATTATTAATGGTTATGTTCGTGATGCCGCTAGACTAAGTAGCTTTAATTTAGGGGTTTATGCTTTAGGTGCGATGCCGATGAAGACTGAAAAGTTAGATCAGGGACAAATCAATGTGCCTATTGAGCTTGGCTGTGTGACTGTTAAACCCGGTATGATGGTTTATGTTGACGAGAATGGCATTGCGATCAGTGAGGAATCTTTAAACTTCGCTTTTTTAAACTAA
- the minD gene encoding septum site-determining protein MinD — protein sequence MAQIIVVTSGKGGVGKTTSSAAIATGLAIQGHKTVVIDFDIGLRNLDLIMGCERRVVYDFVNVINGEANLNQALIKDKRCEKLYVLPASQTRDKDALTKEGVGRVLDDLAKEFEFIICDSPAGIEQGAMMALYFADIAIVTTNPEVSSVRDSDRILGMLQSKSRRAELSLEPIKEYLLLTRYSPSRVKSGEMLSVDDVKEILAIDLLGVIPESQSVLKASNSGVPVIIDQESDAGAAYSDTVARLLGEDVPVRFITEEKKGFLQRIFGS from the coding sequence ATGGCACAAATTATTGTTGTCACTTCAGGTAAAGGTGGTGTTGGTAAAACCACATCCAGTGCGGCGATTGCAACTGGACTTGCAATCCAAGGGCATAAAACTGTTGTTATCGATTTCGATATAGGTTTACGTAACTTAGATCTTATCATGGGCTGCGAGCGCCGAGTGGTCTATGACTTTGTCAATGTCATCAATGGCGAAGCCAACCTGAATCAAGCACTGATCAAAGACAAACGTTGTGAAAAACTGTATGTGCTGCCCGCATCTCAAACCCGCGATAAAGACGCCCTGACCAAAGAAGGCGTGGGCCGAGTCCTTGACGATTTAGCCAAAGAATTTGAATTTATTATTTGTGACTCGCCTGCTGGCATTGAACAAGGCGCGATGATGGCACTGTATTTTGCCGATATTGCCATTGTGACAACCAACCCAGAAGTGAGCTCAGTGCGTGACTCTGACCGTATTCTTGGTATGCTGCAAAGCAAGTCACGTCGCGCAGAACTTAGTTTAGAGCCGATAAAAGAATACTTACTGTTGACGCGTTATTCTCCAAGTCGCGTTAAATCAGGCGAAATGTTAAGTGTTGACGATGTGAAAGAAATCTTAGCCATTGATTTACTTGGCGTTATCCCTGAATCACAATCCGTACTCAAGGCATCTAACTCTGGTGTACCTGTGATTATCGATCAAGAAAGTGATGCAGGTGCCGCTTACAGTGACACAGTCGCGCGTTTACTGGGTGAAGATGTCCCAGTACGCTTTATTACGGAAGAGAAAAAAGGTTTCCTACAACGGATATTTGGTAGCTAA
- a CDS encoding AsmA family protein, whose amino-acid sequence MTFIKWLLVILVTFVVAVTLYLTVFFDPNDFKPEVVNAVKKQTGRELVITEDLSWTFFPTVGINLGGVSLSNPEGFTPKSMLEVHKAVAEVELMPLFSKQIEIVQLSLDGAKINLVTRKNGSSSFDGLTGSTADKSSTPSEPSLSQAKLASIDVGGVSITNTQINLIDEAKGQTQTVTLKQFTLGAFSLDKFAPIAYELTASLPDMTLSSKGEGQIKLSHDFNQLVIEKLDIATQVEGDAIPHKKLTAEVSVNSQIALDKKQLSADINKFAVEDISATGKLAVHYAGKVPQINANLQLGDIDLDALLPKSDTAEKQPIASTSSQAIEPDLTALNGLDARLTLAVKSIKVANLSTQNWLMDLGIKNGVVDLKQLTADLYQGKLMLNAQVDARSKVASYQFDKQISAVQIQPLLKDAAELEILAGTANFSVKGKGKSLIPEQLKKNLLANGRFEITDGALYGVNIPQMIRSAQAKLKGDMSAETQEERKTDFSSLTGNFSLEHGVAANPDLAMSSPLIRLAGKGSANLLTETLDYRLTTSLVNSLKGQGGSGKDALAGIDIPLAITGTFQKPEYALDTQALLNNQLKEETDKAKEKLKDSLLKKLGGF is encoded by the coding sequence ATGACATTCATTAAGTGGCTTCTAGTAATTCTGGTGACCTTCGTTGTTGCTGTCACCTTATATCTCACCGTTTTTTTTGACCCTAATGATTTTAAACCTGAAGTTGTCAACGCCGTTAAAAAACAAACTGGGCGTGAGTTAGTGATAACTGAAGACTTGTCATGGACATTTTTTCCAACGGTAGGGATTAATTTAGGTGGGGTTTCCCTATCTAATCCTGAGGGATTTACGCCTAAGTCGATGCTTGAAGTCCATAAAGCGGTCGCTGAAGTTGAACTTATGCCACTCTTTAGTAAGCAAATTGAAATCGTTCAGCTAAGTCTTGATGGTGCAAAAATCAATTTGGTCACGCGTAAAAACGGTAGCTCAAGCTTCGATGGGTTAACGGGTAGCACGGCTGACAAATCATCGACACCATCTGAGCCAAGTCTCTCACAGGCTAAACTGGCCAGTATTGATGTGGGTGGGGTTTCTATTACCAATACGCAAATCAATTTAATTGATGAAGCCAAGGGGCAAACTCAAACTGTTACCTTAAAGCAGTTTACTTTGGGGGCGTTTTCACTCGATAAATTTGCACCAATTGCCTATGAGTTGACCGCATCTTTGCCCGATATGACACTGAGCAGTAAAGGCGAAGGTCAAATTAAATTAAGTCATGATTTTAATCAGTTGGTGATTGAAAAACTGGATATTGCAACGCAAGTAGAAGGTGACGCCATTCCCCATAAAAAATTGACAGCAGAGGTGAGTGTTAATAGTCAAATCGCGTTAGATAAGAAACAGTTATCGGCGGATATTAATAAGTTTGCGGTGGAAGATATCAGTGCAACGGGTAAGCTGGCCGTTCATTACGCGGGTAAAGTGCCACAAATTAATGCGAATCTACAACTGGGCGATATTGATCTTGATGCCTTGCTGCCAAAATCCGATACGGCAGAAAAACAACCCATTGCATCTACTTCATCCCAAGCCATTGAACCCGATTTAACGGCGCTTAATGGTTTGGATGCGAGGTTAACATTGGCGGTTAAATCCATCAAAGTCGCGAATTTGTCTACGCAAAACTGGTTGATGGATTTAGGCATTAAAAACGGTGTGGTTGATCTTAAGCAGCTCACAGCGGATCTCTATCAAGGTAAGTTGATGCTCAATGCTCAGGTAGATGCTCGCTCAAAAGTAGCTAGTTATCAATTCGATAAGCAAATTTCAGCTGTACAAATCCAACCTTTGCTAAAAGATGCTGCTGAGCTTGAAATCTTGGCTGGGACGGCAAATTTTAGTGTTAAAGGAAAAGGTAAGAGTTTAATTCCTGAACAATTAAAGAAAAATCTCCTCGCCAATGGCCGTTTTGAGATTACCGATGGCGCCCTTTACGGCGTAAATATTCCGCAAATGATCCGTAGTGCTCAGGCAAAATTAAAGGGGGATATGTCAGCTGAAACCCAAGAGGAGCGTAAAACTGACTTCTCAAGTCTGACAGGTAACTTCTCCCTTGAACATGGCGTTGCGGCAAATCCAGATCTAGCCATGTCATCACCTTTGATCAGGCTAGCTGGTAAGGGCAGTGCAAATCTATTGACGGAAACCTTGGATTATCGTTTAACCACCAGTTTAGTGAATTCCCTTAAAGGGCAGGGGGGCAGTGGCAAAGATGCCCTTGCGGGAATTGACATTCCCCTCGCCATAACAGGTACTTTCCAAAAGCCTGAATATGCCTTGGATACACAAGCGTTGTTGAACAATCAGTTGAAGGAAGAGACTGATAAGGCGAAGGAAAAATTAAAGGATTCGTTACTCAAAAAGCTGGGCGGCTTTTAG
- a CDS encoding YcgN family cysteine cluster protein: protein MAFWQSKTLTEMTSQEWESLCDGCGKCCLNKLIDDETEELYYTNAACLLLDHQTTSCQHYSDRFRYVPQCTVITAQNVHELTWLPDSCAYRRLAAGRALPSWHPLLTGSKDAMHLAGMSIQGKVVDERRVKDIEDHIVLWPLKDLD, encoded by the coding sequence ATGGCATTTTGGCAGAGTAAAACGTTAACAGAGATGACATCCCAAGAGTGGGAGTCCCTCTGTGATGGTTGTGGTAAGTGTTGTTTAAACAAATTAATCGATGATGAAACGGAAGAGCTGTATTACACCAATGCGGCTTGTTTACTGCTCGATCACCAAACAACCAGTTGTCAGCACTACAGTGATCGATTTCGCTATGTACCTCAATGCACTGTGATCACAGCTCAAAATGTCCATGAACTGACATGGCTACCCGATAGCTGCGCCTATCGTCGTTTAGCTGCAGGCAGAGCATTACCGAGCTGGCACCCATTATTGACGGGATCTAAAGATGCCATGCACCTTGCGGGCATGTCGATTCAAGGTAAAGTGGTTGATGAGCGCAGGGTAAAGGATATTGAAGACCATATTGTGCTATGGCCGCTCAAAGATCTGGATTAA
- a CDS encoding DUF885 domain-containing protein — protein sequence MKKTAISLAILLSLTGLAGCQSQSNQATPSKVVSGEVNAASFAQFSNAFIDDLWQLSPTWALYSGKHVNDGYLEIPDEAGRVKTLAFVKAQQAKLKQFELKSLTSNETIDYHLIDNLLSSMAWDITRFKSWQWDPSSYNVAGGFAQIINENFAPLDDRLRSVLARMENIPAYYAAARGNISQPTLEHTELAVLQNQGAFSVFSDDLLKQVADSGLSDAEKALFKTRFDIASKAINEHISWLNAQVSQLKKEGARSFRIGEELYEQKFAFDIQAGMTAKQLYQKAMVDKDRVQGEMAKITDKLWPKYFTTPKPSDNKIAIRQLIDKLSTKHVKRDDFVSEVRKQIPELIEFVNQKNIVTLDPKKPLVVRETPEYMRGYAGASISAPGPYDKLGNTYYNVTPLDGMSNESAESYLREYNHWILQILNIHEAIPGHYTQLVYSNESPSLVKSLFGNGAMVEGWAVYTERMMLEEGYGNFEPEMWLMYYKWNLRVICNTILDYSIHVKGMTEEQAIALMMDEAFQQRAEAEGKWRRATLSQVQLTSYYSGYREIYDFREEYKQLKGKDFDLKAFHEKFLSYGSAPVKYIRQLMLEK from the coding sequence ATGAAAAAAACCGCCATATCTCTTGCGATCCTGTTATCGCTCACCGGCCTTGCAGGCTGCCAATCTCAATCAAACCAAGCCACGCCAAGTAAAGTGGTCAGTGGTGAAGTTAACGCGGCTTCTTTTGCTCAGTTTAGTAATGCTTTTATCGACGATTTGTGGCAATTATCGCCAACATGGGCGTTATACAGTGGCAAGCATGTTAATGATGGCTATTTAGAAATTCCAGATGAGGCCGGTCGTGTAAAGACACTCGCCTTTGTAAAAGCACAGCAAGCCAAACTTAAGCAGTTTGAGCTTAAGTCGTTGACTTCTAATGAGACCATAGATTATCACTTAATTGATAACTTGCTCAGTAGCATGGCTTGGGATATTACCCGTTTTAAATCTTGGCAATGGGATCCCTCCAGCTATAACGTAGCTGGAGGCTTTGCGCAAATCATCAATGAAAATTTTGCGCCACTCGACGACAGATTACGCTCTGTACTGGCTAGAATGGAGAATATTCCCGCCTATTACGCCGCAGCAAGAGGTAATATTTCACAGCCGACCCTTGAACATACTGAACTTGCTGTGCTGCAAAACCAAGGCGCGTTTTCGGTTTTCTCTGATGATTTATTAAAGCAAGTTGCAGATTCCGGACTGTCTGATGCTGAAAAAGCCTTGTTCAAAACCCGTTTCGATATCGCTAGCAAAGCCATCAATGAGCATATTAGCTGGTTAAATGCACAGGTAAGCCAATTGAAAAAAGAGGGCGCCCGTAGCTTTAGGATCGGTGAAGAATTGTACGAGCAAAAATTTGCCTTTGATATCCAAGCGGGCATGACGGCAAAACAGCTTTATCAAAAGGCCATGGTAGATAAGGACAGAGTCCAAGGTGAAATGGCTAAGATTACCGATAAACTTTGGCCTAAATATTTCACAACGCCAAAACCAAGCGATAATAAAATCGCTATTCGCCAATTAATCGATAAGTTATCTACTAAACACGTTAAACGTGACGATTTTGTTAGTGAAGTTCGCAAACAAATTCCTGAGTTGATTGAGTTTGTGAATCAAAAAAATATAGTAACGTTAGATCCTAAAAAACCGTTAGTGGTTCGTGAAACGCCAGAGTATATGCGCGGTTATGCGGGCGCTTCTATTAGTGCGCCTGGCCCCTATGACAAATTAGGTAATACCTATTATAACGTTACGCCACTCGATGGTATGAGCAATGAATCCGCCGAGAGCTATTTACGTGAATATAATCATTGGATATTACAGATCTTAAATATTCATGAGGCCATTCCAGGGCATTACACTCAATTGGTGTATTCTAATGAATCTCCAAGCCTTGTTAAAAGCTTATTTGGAAATGGTGCGATGGTCGAGGGGTGGGCAGTTTATACCGAACGCATGATGTTAGAAGAAGGCTATGGTAATTTCGAGCCAGAGATGTGGTTAATGTATTACAAGTGGAATTTGCGTGTTATTTGTAACACTATCCTAGACTATAGCATTCATGTAAAAGGTATGACGGAAGAGCAGGCCATCGCGTTGATGATGGATGAGGCCTTCCAACAACGTGCTGAAGCGGAAGGTAAATGGCGCCGAGCAACGCTGAGCCAAGTGCAGCTTACCAGCTATTACTCAGGCTATCGTGAAATTTACGATTTCCGTGAAGAATATAAGCAACTTAAGGGTAAGGATTTTGATCTAAAAGCGTTCCATGAAAAATTCTTAAGCTATGGTAGCGCACCTGTGAAATATATTCGTCAATTAATGCTAGAGAAGTAA
- a CDS encoding DEAD/DEAH box helicase, which produces MPFSQLGLHSALVKAVTELGYQSPTPIQTQAIPSILAGKNVLAAAQTGTGKTASFVLPLLHRFADAPKIRPKRVRSIILTPTRELALQVEQNINQYAKYLPLTAMAMYGGVDAAPQKKRLIEGVDLLVATPGRLLDMYTQRAIRFDEVSVLVLDEADRMLDMGFIEDINNIIEKLPEQRQNLLFSATLSKQVKALAKTAIPDAIEIEISRKNAASTQIDQWLTTVDKDRKSALLSHLIKENNWAQALIFIQTKHGAAKLVSQLEKRGIVAEAFHSGRSQAIREQLLIDFKAGKVPFLVATGVVSRGIDIDALERVINYDLPDEADDYIHRIGRTGRAGNQGEAISFVSKDDFRNLCAIERRLGHIIERKNIEGFEPKKAVPISILDFVPKSASRSAHKPNNTAAVKDQASPYSSGKPGTFEATQAKKHRSAKAKPQSKQVARLTPPPVNERSEAQRTQGETSQPFNPWHSGPKTK; this is translated from the coding sequence ATGCCATTCTCCCAACTTGGATTACACAGCGCGCTTGTTAAAGCCGTGACTGAACTGGGTTACCAAAGCCCTACGCCAATTCAAACTCAAGCCATTCCTAGCATTCTGGCGGGGAAAAATGTGCTGGCCGCCGCCCAAACCGGTACGGGTAAAACCGCGAGTTTTGTATTGCCGTTACTGCATCGATTTGCTGACGCCCCCAAAATTCGGCCTAAACGGGTGCGCTCCATCATCCTTACCCCCACACGGGAACTGGCGCTGCAGGTTGAACAAAACATCAATCAATATGCCAAATACCTGCCGTTAACGGCCATGGCCATGTACGGCGGCGTTGATGCTGCGCCGCAAAAAAAACGTCTGATTGAAGGGGTTGATCTGCTCGTTGCAACGCCTGGGCGTTTGCTGGATATGTATACTCAAAGAGCCATTCGCTTTGATGAAGTCTCCGTATTAGTGCTGGATGAAGCCGATCGCATGCTAGATATGGGTTTTATCGAAGATATTAATAACATTATTGAAAAGCTGCCTGAGCAGCGGCAAAACCTGTTATTTTCGGCAACCTTATCAAAACAGGTCAAAGCACTGGCTAAAACCGCTATTCCGGATGCCATTGAGATTGAAATCAGTCGTAAAAATGCCGCTTCAACGCAAATTGATCAGTGGTTAACGACTGTCGATAAAGATCGAAAATCAGCGCTATTAAGCCATTTAATTAAAGAGAATAACTGGGCGCAGGCATTAATCTTTATCCAAACCAAACATGGTGCAGCCAAGCTGGTTAGCCAATTAGAAAAGCGTGGCATTGTTGCCGAAGCCTTCCACAGTGGTCGTAGCCAAGCGATTCGCGAACAACTGCTAATCGATTTTAAAGCAGGTAAAGTGCCCTTTTTAGTCGCTACAGGTGTTGTGTCACGCGGTATCGATATCGATGCGCTCGAGCGGGTGATTAACTACGATTTACCCGATGAGGCCGATGATTATATCCATCGCATTGGCCGCACCGGACGTGCCGGCAATCAAGGTGAAGCCATATCCTTTGTCTCTAAGGACGATTTTAGAAATCTATGCGCCATTGAGCGCCGTTTAGGTCATATTATCGAGCGCAAGAACATCGAGGGGTTTGAACCTAAAAAAGCGGTGCCTATTTCAATACTCGATTTTGTGCCTAAATCAGCCTCAAGATCAGCGCATAAGCCCAACAATACTGCGGCGGTAAAAGATCAAGCATCGCCCTATTCCAGTGGGAAACCCGGCACCTTTGAGGCAACTCAGGCTAAAAAGCACCGCAGTGCCAAAGCTAAGCCGCAATCCAAACAAGTGGCAAGGTTAACACCACCTCCAGTAAACGAAAGATCGGAAGCGCAGCGCACACAAGGTGAAACATCGCAACCTTTTAATCCTTGGCACAGTGGGCCAAAAACCAAATAA